A window of Marinobacter salarius contains these coding sequences:
- a CDS encoding SCP2 domain-containing protein yields the protein MFPGPTLLSAATSIIESALNRALALDPAGKQALMSALTGPVQFSLDGLGLTLTLQQAGDRIQVASQPSEAPALILSGRPMAFAALATGDDGVFSEGRIHVTGDTALAHQFQRAIDQLDPDWEAAMAGYIGDVPAHFIGQRVRGAVRWSRQAFASLNANVEEYIHEESRSLPGRRELEATFTDIDRLNLQTERLEARVTRLEHPRQQDQTETP from the coding sequence ATGTTTCCCGGCCCAACCCTGCTGTCTGCCGCCACCTCTATCATTGAGAGCGCGCTCAACCGAGCGCTGGCGCTGGACCCCGCTGGCAAGCAGGCTCTGATGTCAGCGCTCACGGGGCCGGTACAGTTTTCGCTGGACGGGCTCGGCCTCACGCTGACGCTGCAACAGGCGGGAGATCGCATTCAGGTTGCCAGCCAGCCCTCGGAAGCTCCTGCTTTGATCCTGTCCGGCCGCCCCATGGCGTTCGCCGCCCTGGCCACCGGCGATGACGGAGTTTTCAGCGAAGGCCGCATTCACGTGACTGGCGATACCGCCCTGGCGCACCAGTTCCAGCGCGCCATCGACCAACTCGACCCCGACTGGGAAGCTGCCATGGCCGGGTATATTGGTGATGTGCCGGCGCATTTTATCGGCCAGCGCGTTCGCGGGGCTGTTCGTTGGAGCCGACAGGCGTTTGCGTCCCTGAACGCCAATGTTGAAGAATATATTCATGAAGAAAGCCGAAGCCTGCCCGGGCGCCGGGAGCTGGAAGCCACGTTTACCGATATCGACCGGCTGAACCTGCAGACCGAACGCCTGGAAGCCAGGGTCACGCGGCTGGAGCATCCCAGACAACAAGACCAAACGGAGACGCCGTGA